In one Desulfotomaculum sp. genomic region, the following are encoded:
- a CDS encoding energy-coupling factor transporter transmembrane protein EcfT: protein MKLDPRTKLVIIICITTLALIYNTPGRLLLLFALTIILILFFRIDLAGFWNSLKKLLPLLLTLFLVQVIFLRSGPALVSVGSAPLITTNGLAAGTSVMLRLGIVCFVAVLLTSSTNSRDFVLGLAQWKIPYEIAFMVSVTIRFLPVLREEMNNIITAVQLRGVELKKVPWREKIKLYCSLFFPLVYGTILKAQQLSLAMEARCFRIYPQRTYLRQLRLTCLDYGVMVVSVIATLIFINPDIWR from the coding sequence ATGAAGCTTGATCCCCGGACAAAATTGGTGATCATTATCTGTATTACGACTTTGGCTTTAATTTACAATACTCCCGGGCGGCTGCTTCTGCTTTTTGCCTTGACGATCATCCTGATCTTATTTTTCAGGATTGATCTTGCCGGTTTCTGGAACAGTTTAAAAAAACTTTTGCCCTTGCTTTTGACACTTTTTTTAGTTCAGGTCATTTTTTTACGGTCCGGTCCTGCTCTTGTCAGTGTGGGTTCGGCGCCGCTAATCACCACCAATGGCCTTGCGGCAGGGACCAGTGTCATGCTGCGATTGGGAATAGTCTGTTTTGTAGCCGTTTTGTTAACATCTTCAACCAATTCCCGGGATTTTGTTTTAGGGCTGGCGCAGTGGAAAATCCCCTATGAAATAGCTTTTATGGTTTCGGTAACAATTCGTTTTTTACCAGTCCTGCGGGAGGAAATGAACAATATAATTACAGCTGTTCAGTTAAGAGGAGTTGAGCTCAAGAAGGTGCCCTGGCGAGAAAAAATTAAACTCTACTGCAGCTTATTTTTTCCGCTGGTCTATGGAACAATTCTCAAAGCCCAACAGCTGTCGCTGGCGATGGAAGCGCGGTGTTTCAGAATTTACCCGCAGCGCACTTATCTAAGACAGTTGAGACTGACCTGTCTTGACTACGGCGTAATGGTGGTTTCTGTAATTGCTACCCTAATATTTATTAATCCTGATATTTGGAGATAA